Part of the Nicotiana sylvestris chromosome 2, ASM39365v2, whole genome shotgun sequence genome, ATGGAGGAGTCAGGTATGGGGTGGTAGGATCTACCTCGCCCTTGGATTGATACTCAAATCATTTGGGCCAAATTCATTTTACTATAGCCATATTTTTGCTTAGACAATTAAACTATACAGTGGAGCATTTTTTCTCCTATTTCATCTAATTCAAATCAAACACCCAACACTACCACAGTGTTGTACACAGAGAACATGTTTGAAGATCAGTTTTAGTCTTACCAATAGATATCCATGAATCAGGAGAAACCCTAAGAGACCTTCGTGTCAAATAGGAAGCATCTTCCCATGAGTATGGAGCACGCTTGACATTGTATCTCCAGAACCAACATCCATACCATAGCAACAGCTGCAGAAGATAGAAGAAGAATGTCAGCAACTCTGAATATATGATATCCATAGGCATAAAGTATCTAATTTTAAACCCTCTAGCAGAAGAAACTATAAGCACAAGGAAATTTGGATATCAACAGACAAAGCCAAAATGTCTTTTTATTTCATTGTAATGCATAAAACACAAAACACTGCTACCTTTCCCAGAGTGTAAGGAAGAAGTATAAAACGAATTCCAATTAGTTCCCAAACAGAAGGCTTTTCAGCTCCCTTTATGTCCAGGTTGAGTTCCTTGCTAAGTTCTTCCTCCACCTTCCTGATCACAAATAATGAATTCGGCTGATTAACCCagatttagcaaataaacaaattTGAATGCAGCCTATATGAAAAGGCAAGTATATTTCGTCAAGCTACAGCCAGAAGATTCAAATCAGGTTGCATAGTCAATAAACGAAGAGATCTGCTCGTACTTGTCCATCTGCTTGTTGCTCTTCTTCCTATTAGCAACTCCTCCAGTGCGTTGAAGCTCCAAACCACGTAGCTTGTTTTTATAAGCTGGTGTTTTCTTGACCATCTCAATAGCCTAGTAAAAGACGAAATCACAATTTATAACACATGGCGAAGAAATAGTAAGTAAGAAAAAAACTACTTCCATCTCCAACTATAGGTCACTTTCTTCTACTTTTTGTTGAAGTGAAAGGTGGCTACATTTTATTTATGCTAAGATTACCATCTCCCAGAATTCAAAATAAGGAGaactttttatttgttttatttattttcacCATGATGTAACCTTTCAGCAAATTGCACCTCTTTTGGATCCCAACTGCTATTTGCAATGTTCCCCCTTCCATTGCAAGTCAAACTAGGTAGCCGAAAAGTGAGAAAGGAATATGTAGAAAACCAGGGGCCATGCTATAGAACATGTTATGAAGATTCTTGCTTTATGATTTACTGTCAAATTTTGGGGCATATCTTGGTGATCTATTATTTAAATAGTAAAATTGCAAAAAATGTGGTCTCCTACTCGCCTTATAATTTAAGAAATAGGTAGCTGCCTCACATCAGTCTTAATTCTATAGGTAATTGGAAGCTACTGAATCTTTAGATGCTCATTCATAATAGGGGAGCATTTTGTGAGAATCGTGGTCCAACTTGCTGAAGCTTTTGTTGCTTCTACAGCGTTTATTGCAGCCTTAGATCAAGGGCATTTAGTGTGAATTCACAGAATCTCATCCTTCTCCCTCTTAAATTTTCGGGAATAGGCACAGTCAATGTCGTTAACTTTACCTATTTAAGATTTGCAAAGCATAGCCAGTCCCAAGCCCCGACAAAAGGTGGAGGGTTGCAACAGTTTAATAGCTAGAGTAAAAGTAGTTAGTAGTACAACTATGATTGATTTTCTCTAAATATGGATAGAGGCATGATAATTACTAATTAGATCTCTCTTAGTAATGCCTTTGTTTCTAACATTCTATTGGATCAACATCACCAAAATTTCTCCTTGTTCTCCAAACTCTTTATGATTCAACTCTTTTTTGTTGTCAGTTGTCCTAATTAAACTCCTCAGAATACACTACTTTCTAATGTTCTAGCCACAGAAGAAGACTTGAACAATCCCAAGAATCCCTATTTGCTCAGCTTTCAGTTCTGGTGAATCGTGTTCTTATCCTACAATAATAGGTGAAACAGAACAGGATGAAAAGAGTAACATTGGCTACAGGCTAGAACTGGCCCAATGATGTTGTAGTTCAGCTATTGATTACTAATCACAAACATAAATCATCTAAAGATGCATATCATACTCAAATTTGGCAAGAAACAATAATTATCTTCAAACAACTAATCACACCTTGTAAGATAGGGACATAAAATGATGTATCTTTATATCAGCTAGGTTTACCCAGACAAATACTTAAGGCACACAGTCACCTGTGCAGAATGATTGCTCATATAATCTCACCGATCATAATAGAGCTATTCTTTTCTTTTATTGCGAAGGATCGTGTTGCTCTTAGATCATCAAACTGAAACTTGAGTCATCACTTGAATTTTCAAATCATAAAGCCAAaataaatggaagaaatcaaagcAAAACAAAAGTCATGACAGCATTCTTCAGTTTCCAGGCTAGAATAAAAAGCTCTTTTTTAACCATGGATTGCTGGTACTGTTACTTTACCTGATTATATCTTGTCCACTGATTCAGATACTGAAATGATGAGAGTATCAGAAGAAGACCAATGAGGACAGCACGGGGATCCTAAAATTTAAAACACAAACAGCTAAGTGAGCATAGAATCAACTTAACATGTATCAATGAAATCTCAAGGTCAAAGTTTCACCCATATGAAGTGTTATGgacaaaagaaaacaaatatCTGGCAGGAATTAGGAAAAGGCTCTCACAGTTTTGTGACCATAGTAAGCATGGTAATACCGTGCCGTATTGTAGAAAAACTGAAAATTCAAAAGCACGAATAAAAGACATTAGTATGAGACCTGACTATCATCTGTTAATTGAGAAGTCCAATACAATTTCCCAAGATAGTCGAAGACGTAAAAATTGAACCACTAGGACTCCTCATCGTAATTCTATGAATAATTGTTTATGCAAACAATATCTAAATGGAAACTAACCTCCTCTGGATGGGCAAGTGCATAATCATACTGTTCCCTCGTGGCATCGTCTTTCAAAATCTACAAAGAAAAATCAGTCCTTTAACATTTATCACAAAAACATACTACTCCCTCCAACCCAATTATATGACGTCCCAAACTGTTAGATAATGTTTCATTAAGCTAACTTTTAGTTATAAGTACTACTATAATATTTTACTCCATTACAACTAATATAGCAAATAATTAACATCTTAAAGACCCATTTCCTGTTAAACAACTCATATAATATGGGGATGCCGAGGAGGATGTAGAGTATTATTTATGGGTTTATACTAACCCGGTAGCTTTGACTCAAACCATAAATATGTATTAAAAAATTCACtaaatgagaaaaaaaattgaTTTCAAACCCAGTAATCAAATAAGCTGTGGTAGAATCCCAAACTCTAACCCAAAAAgttcaaatcctggatccgctTCTTATGGGTAAAGGGAGTATTGGTTTTAGATCAGATGCATCTCACTTAATGAAAACACAATGTGCTGACCAAGGGCCACAAGAAAGTTCATTTTTCTATACAGTATGAAATTAACACTCCATTAGGATTGACCCAAATTCACTCCAGTTATGCCAATTCCATCTAAttctttcatattttttaatatatgtatataactGAAACCATAATATGATGTGCTAACTGATGCCAAGAAAATTACTGAagcaaaacaagaaaaaagaaaacaaaaacctGAAAAATAGATTGAAACCAGAATATTGATTACCTCATAAGCATTTGCAATTTTGACAAAAAATTTCTTTGATTCTGGATCGGGATTTTTATCTGGATGACTAAACAAAAAAATTATCAACAACCTCCACCAAAAAAATGATACGAATATCAACAGAAATAGGAGAAGGAAAAAAATTACTGTTTCAGAGAGAGCTTGTAATAAGCTTTCTTTATTTCAGAAGCATTCGCATTTTGAGCCACcctaccaaaaataaaataaaataaattagtgaaaaaaatgaagaaaatgaattaAAAAAGGATATATAGTGTAATTGGGAGATTTGATTACCCAAGGAGATCGTAACAGTCATCTTCATCACAGTAAATGGAGGAAGAAGGCTGAATCAGAAGGGAGAGCACTATTGTTACTGTGAGCGCAAACCACTGCATCATCGCTCTTCTTCCGGCCATCTCCGGTTGTCGACTTTTTTTTTTATCTCCGCCTCCGACAAACTCAGATTGCGTTTGTATATGAAGGCTGCTTCTATATGGGCAAATTGACGTTTCTGTCCTTAAATCGTTGACTTCTCCTTTCAGTCAAATCAGCTCAACAAGTTTTATGATTTCAATAAGGTTCGTGCTATATAATGTCAATCGTTCTAATTTTTCTGATATAAGTTAGTATTCTTTATTCTAGACAACTAGATAATTGAAATTTAATACGAAAAACTTTACTCAGTTTTGATTATACTAATCTTAGCGTACGCGTTTTGCGCATGTACCTATATTAATGAGtatataatattaaaaagttacATTAGTATTTTTACCAATatatttgagttataaaataaaaattaaatagaaAATATAAGTTTATGAAAATGATAATGTTGGTCGAAAGAGGACTTTCTACATATTTAAGTAACCATTTCTAACTACTTTTAATGAATTTTAAAGTCCTATGAAATATGACTTCATGCATAAATGAAAAGAGGCATTTTCGTACTTTTAGAGTATATGCAACTATGTGTCTATCCCACGTGTAATTATAATGTGTCATTTtaaaagaacttattaaatttgaTGTTGAATAACAGAGTATTGTAATTATAGAAATTAGGCTATGTATATCTAATTATCGTATTTATTAGAATGTTTACATTTTGTTGCATGAATTATAAAAGGTGCGTTTGGTCACAGGATAATGGATATTCTATTGTATACCAGGGAATCAATCATAATTTTGCACGTAAAGGGCTTTTCGAGGGGCGACTCAACAAGTTTGGTGGCCTAAAACCAAACTTCAATGTGagacctttttaaaaaaaatcatatataGTTTTAGTTGAAGTAGATTTTTCTAGCTTTTTTAGAATAACATTATTTAAAATTTTTTGAATAAACCATCTAATCTCTCATGTGCAATATTAATCTTAAGTAATAGAACCTGATTCAAGAAGTTGATGACTTTGTATTAAAAGAATTTCTTGATGTTTCAATATACTTGTTGCAATGATGAGAAACCTGAGTAAAAAAATAGAGTTTAAAAGTGTATTACATATTTTCTAATGATTAATGTAATCCTTTTTTATATAAAACATTTTACTTTTCTACTTTGAAATACTTAATATTTTCTTACAAAGATTTGGGGCCTCATGAGAAGAGTTGTGGTGAGATGGATATCATATCTCCTTCTTTAACTAGAAGTATTCGATTTCAGtagttgaaatgaaaaaaaaatccctTCTAAGGAACAATTTTCACTTTAATAGACTTTACACGGCACGAATTCGAATTCATCAATACCCCAAAATAATTACCGAACATCAAATAAGAATTGAAAAACAAAAAGTAGGGCCCCAAAATTCTGGGGCCTAAAGCCACCGCTTTAGTGTCTTTACCCTCTTGCCGCCCCCTGggcttttctatttctttttactAAGATAATTAAATTATGCAAAATTTATGGGAACTCTACATTTGATAATAAATCTAGAATTAAGAATAAGAAAAATCGAAGAAGTGCCGGTCGACTTTATCGACTTCCGTTATAGTTTTAACTTTGTATTTCTCTAATTTCTTTTTTACTAAGATAAAATTAATTGATTATAGTTGCGCCAAAGAGTAATTCAAACATACAATAAGTAATAACTTGAAAATAAATTCAATGAAAATTtattgtagacaataaattgcgtcgagaaaataaaattaaGACCGAAAAAAATCGCAataatcgtagtattttatttcgaatatctgagtgtacaatctctatcaATCATCtaattcttcttttcaatagtaaataaattcaagggcctttgagcttgatcttgaatatgtagttgttgccacgaacgatgatcttgttcttgagcttgagcttgattgcttggacttgaacttgatttgttcttcgttcttgaacttgaacttgattgcttgaaactTGAAACGTGTGGAGAAATTTGCaatgtttgatccacgagctctttcttgcttcttgttataacttctggtgtcttttctgagttatgaagacccatatttatagttgtggaagggagaagttgtgataagaacaaactctttccgaccaatcaaattgaagtgtgacatggctgCATTTGATTGggcagaacatgtcacttgcacacatggcgcgatttcattagcattttaatgtgacttggcatgccttgtcattttgacacgtgactGGTCCTATTGGCTTTTCcatttgacttggcgtgccacgtcatttgacacgtggcaccaaactgggcctctaggaagatgatatCTTGGGCTTAATGAGGTGGGCTCATCAATTGtggcccaattaaatgggctagcccaataatATTGGACTTATACAATTAATCTAATTATATTAGCCCAAAATATTTATTCGGactaatatatttaaaatataatccaaattatttattgaatttgaattcaataaattttttttatatgcctacaaatgcCCCTTACTTCAAgacttatcaaaatatcaattTATCAACTTTAAAAGACGAAGTTTGAAGCACGCATGCTCAAATGCTTGAGCCAATGGCAAGTTGCTTGTCATAAGAATGAAAATTATCAATTTTCAAGCTTTCCATGATCTTTAaacttattttatttaaattaatatcATTGCCAAGTTGAATAAAATTTCCAACCTTGTGGATTCCAAGATTATGTATGCCTACGTTGGATGCCAAATCAATTATGGCAATTATAATGGATAGAGAAAAGGAAAGTCACTAAAGACAATGCACTTTATCATTCCAATACATCCCAATTCCTTGTGTAATACAAAAGACGTAGTGCAAGCATACACCATTACGGTTTCGACAGGGAGCACATTGAATTGCTTGAATCCTATCACTATCGATGTATTTATCCTACTTGCTCCGTGAAACTTGTCTTTCATTCTCCAACTAGTATTGTCAAAACGCTGGCACAACTAGTATTTCTAGTCTGAGTAGCAATCAAATTATAGAATCCCAATTCATGATGAATACTAATTGTGATAGCCGCCCTTCTGATCCCACATCGAGAAACAAACTTCTCAATGTTCTCTTTTACCATCTATATAAACTCGCGGGCTCGTAATTGTTAAGCATTAATTCGCATTTTTCGCAAGCCACTTGAATCTAGTTGGACTTGGAAGCATCAACGctaaggtaatttcttcttcttttctgcttttcttcctttgttgtcttttttctttttttttttgtaggtcaAGCGAGAAAGATATGCTCTTGTTCAACAAGATCCATGCATGAAAAAAACAATCTTAGGGTGTGAAGGGATGAGTACCCATCCCAACccgactatcagagagattactctcaatgtggcccgattatcggagagattactctcaaaatgacccgactatcggagagattactctcaatgtggcccgactatcgaagagattactctcaaaatgacccgactatcggagagattactctcaaaacgacccGACTATCagcgaggccaacttaaggtgcaaaggggactcatatgtccaccttaagattggaaaataatagttccttttaaggacaaacccacgaagaggccaacttaaggtgcaaagggacttatatgtccaccttaagattggaaagttatagtttcttttaaggacaaacccacgaagaggccAATTTAAGGTGTAAAGgtacttatatgtccaccttaagattggaaagttataaagcttcaacttgaagacgacatcgacttgaacacttggagaactttgaagatttggcggacttTGCAGACTTCAATTCGAAGATTCGGAGGGcttaaacaattcaactttaagatCGGTGAATTTGAAGATTGAAACTTGAAGACCgaaagacttgaagacttcaacttggggggcttaaatatttcaactttaagaccggcgaatttgaagaccgaaacttgaagaccgacgaacttgaagacttcaattttgagacttggagggcctaaatatttcaacttgaagattggcgaatttgaagacttcaacttgaagaccgacggacttgaagacttcaactttgagacttggatgacctaaatatttcaacttgaagatc contains:
- the LOC104246403 gene encoding chaperone protein dnaJ 50; the protein is MAGRRAMMQWFALTVTIVLSLLIQPSSSIYCDEDDCYDLLGVAQNANASEIKKAYYKLSLKHHPDKNPDPESKKFFVKIANAYEILKDDATREQYDYALAHPEEFFYNTARYYHAYYGHKTDPRAVLIGLLLILSSFQYLNQWTRYNQAIEMVKKTPAYKNKLRGLELQRTGGVANRKKSNKQMDKKVEEELSKELNLDIKGAEKPSVWELIGIRFILLPYTLGKLLLWYGCWFWRYNVKRAPYSWEDASYLTRRSLRVSPDSWISIDESTKEDLIQRRLWEKSNFESYVAEMRKESKRRR